A portion of the Simkania negevensis Z genome contains these proteins:
- a CDS encoding patatin-like phospholipase family protein encodes MSRILFVFCLLVGFSLSAKETRILSLDGGGVRGVVSLSLLSHLKEGTGIDYQSDFDVYAGTSTGSIIAIALACGMDVNEILKAYKTLSAEVFSGGNHFSIFKPEYDQEKLKHNIKKILRSCGLSDDVLLRDLPKKVVITTVNLDDKAVNRWRMDFLENITPNGGNIKVIDAILESTAAPTYFPAEHDHVDGGMGMNDPTLAALMYAYEPTDDLRDFVILSVGTGYDPRFVKDSEDWGTYDWITHGSAHSGSPALVNLLMDVEAQIPEQVASKLLGDRYRKLNFALPEAIALDDYKSIDHLLKYTREFIGNDLAGWHDTIVWTNEHLSKR; translated from the coding sequence ATGTCACGCATCTTGTTTGTTTTTTGCCTACTAGTCGGTTTTTCTCTTAGTGCCAAGGAAACGCGGATCTTAAGTTTAGATGGCGGAGGTGTCAGGGGAGTTGTTTCTCTCTCTCTGTTAAGTCATTTGAAAGAGGGAACGGGAATTGATTATCAAAGCGACTTTGATGTTTATGCTGGGACATCGACTGGATCTATCATTGCGATTGCGCTAGCATGTGGCATGGATGTCAATGAGATTTTAAAAGCTTATAAAACACTGAGTGCCGAGGTTTTTTCAGGAGGAAACCACTTTTCTATCTTTAAGCCAGAATATGACCAAGAAAAACTCAAGCATAATATCAAAAAGATTCTGCGGTCATGTGGATTGAGTGATGATGTGTTGCTACGAGATCTTCCCAAAAAAGTCGTTATTACGACTGTTAATCTCGATGACAAAGCTGTAAATCGGTGGCGCATGGACTTTCTCGAGAATATTACCCCAAATGGGGGAAACATTAAAGTTATCGATGCGATTTTAGAATCGACTGCAGCACCGACTTACTTTCCAGCAGAACATGATCATGTGGATGGAGGAATGGGGATGAATGACCCAACTCTTGCAGCGCTTATGTATGCCTATGAGCCAACAGATGATTTACGCGATTTTGTCATCTTGTCAGTCGGAACAGGCTATGATCCACGTTTTGTTAAGGATAGCGAAGATTGGGGGACATATGACTGGATTACCCATGGATCTGCGCATAGTGGTTCTCCTGCTTTAGTCAATTTGCTCATGGATGTTGAGGCGCAAATTCCAGAGCAAGTAGCGTCAAAGCTATTAGGAGATCGGTATCGCAAATTGAACTTTGCTTTGCCTGAGGCTATAGCGCTAGATGATTATAAATCGATTGATCATTTGCTGAAGTACACACGTGAATTTATTGGAAATGACTTGGCAGGATGGCATGATACAATCGTTTGGACGAATGAACATTTAAGTAAACGTTGA
- the lysS gene encoding lysine--tRNA ligase: protein MPEPDYHKHEAFQTRKKKLQEIRDMGMDPYPHKYDPTHQMKHLEDKFEGHAIGTAEEAMAGKTDQVRVAGRMMLFRAMGKNAFAHLQDESGRIQVMFNRDLTKVRGLPEGNELTPLKFIEKKVDLGDILGVEGHLFRTQKGELTIFVTEATLLCKTLLPLPDKHSGLTDKGTRYRKRWLDLITHQDVMERLKMRSFLVSNIRKYFEESGFMEVETPVLQNIYGGAEARPFISELNALHQTMYLRIAIEISLKKLIVGGLSRVFEIGKVYRNEGLDRTHNPEFTMLEAYAAYWDYNDVMIFTENLFASLAKKLYGSTSIGIRQDKQGNQHEIDLKTPWKRLSMKDAIKLYAKCDPDKMSEAEMRTKLKAKIEDEDLQKAPRGKLIAYLFEEFAEEHLIQPHHIIDHPIETTPLCKLHRDRKLREEQFVERFETFILGYEFCNAYSELNDPELQRQLLVEQNVKREGGDVEANPMDEEFIEAICQGMPPTGGLGIGIDRLTMLFTDAFSIRDVIYFPMMRPEE, encoded by the coding sequence TTGCCCGAACCCGACTACCATAAACACGAAGCCTTCCAAACACGAAAGAAAAAGCTTCAAGAAATTCGAGACATGGGCATGGATCCCTACCCCCATAAATATGATCCGACCCACCAAATGAAACATCTTGAAGACAAGTTTGAAGGGCATGCAATCGGAACAGCTGAAGAAGCGATGGCAGGCAAAACAGATCAAGTCCGCGTTGCCGGACGGATGATGCTTTTCCGCGCCATGGGTAAAAATGCCTTTGCGCATCTTCAAGATGAGTCAGGGCGGATCCAAGTGATGTTTAATCGCGATCTCACAAAGGTAAGAGGACTTCCCGAAGGAAACGAACTCACACCTCTCAAATTCATCGAAAAGAAAGTCGATCTTGGAGACATCCTAGGTGTAGAAGGACATCTTTTTCGGACTCAAAAAGGGGAGCTTACCATTTTTGTCACCGAGGCAACCCTCCTTTGTAAAACACTCCTTCCCTTGCCTGACAAACATAGCGGCCTCACTGACAAAGGAACCCGTTACCGTAAACGATGGCTTGACCTCATCACTCACCAAGATGTGATGGAGCGGCTTAAAATGCGCAGCTTTCTCGTGTCTAATATTCGGAAGTACTTCGAAGAATCGGGTTTTATGGAAGTCGAAACTCCTGTTCTCCAAAATATCTATGGGGGTGCCGAGGCACGTCCCTTTATTTCAGAGCTCAACGCCCTACACCAAACGATGTACCTCCGCATTGCCATTGAAATTTCGCTCAAAAAGCTCATTGTAGGGGGACTTTCTCGGGTCTTTGAAATTGGAAAAGTTTACCGTAATGAAGGACTTGACCGGACACACAATCCCGAGTTTACGATGCTAGAAGCCTATGCAGCTTACTGGGACTACAACGACGTTATGATCTTCACCGAAAACCTCTTTGCATCTCTTGCTAAAAAACTCTACGGATCAACTAGTATTGGAATACGCCAAGACAAACAGGGGAATCAGCATGAAATCGATCTCAAGACCCCTTGGAAACGCCTTTCCATGAAAGATGCTATTAAACTCTATGCAAAATGCGATCCTGACAAAATGTCAGAAGCTGAAATGCGCACTAAGCTCAAAGCGAAAATCGAAGATGAAGATCTTCAAAAAGCTCCTCGAGGCAAGCTCATTGCCTATCTTTTTGAAGAGTTTGCAGAAGAGCATCTCATCCAACCTCATCACATCATCGACCATCCAATTGAGACAACCCCTCTCTGTAAGCTCCACCGCGATCGCAAGTTACGTGAAGAGCAGTTCGTTGAGCGGTTTGAGACGTTTATCCTTGGGTATGAGTTCTGTAACGCTTACTCTGAACTCAACGACCCAGAATTGCAGCGGCAACTCCTAGTCGAACAGAATGTGAAGCGTGAGGGAGGAGATGTTGAAGCCAACCCTATGGATGAGGAGTTTATCGAGGCCATCTGCCAAGGGATGCCCCCAACAGGAGGGCTGGGAATCGGAATCGACCGCCTCACCATGCTCTTTACAGATGCTTTTTCCATACGAGATGTGATCTATTTCCCCATGATGCGGCCCGAAGAATAA
- a CDS encoding isopenicillin N synthase family dioxygenase, with translation MKQFFSFIALLFSSVLIAQASPIPTLHLEDYANPVKREEFIASLEEAVQGVGYFFVDGFPVESKAINRAYEQAKNFFASDKKHDYLSSNGHRGYLPGESAKGETRVDFKEFYHIGRELASEDLERLQYEKNVWPENRKEFRFAMESLFARIDIFKNKLGEAFSELLDQKKGFLLDMIQQGDSLMRISHYPANPPEDAIWAGTHTDINLFTLYPRASAQGLQVQAKDGSWIDINVPEGMVFVHCGDMLENLSNGLCKAAVHRVVDNGLSEDRYAIIFFVHPRIDDRLDPLPSCIEKTGGARHYANLSRAELLTERLIDLGLANKQMMELFVRSGAIQKLKEVNRFSSKAETALKKAGLITLQLELQ, from the coding sequence ATGAAACAATTTTTCAGTTTTATTGCCTTACTTTTCTCATCTGTATTAATCGCTCAAGCATCTCCTATTCCTACTCTCCATCTAGAAGATTACGCAAATCCAGTCAAAAGAGAAGAATTTATCGCTTCACTTGAGGAAGCTGTTCAAGGAGTAGGTTACTTTTTTGTGGATGGATTTCCCGTTGAATCCAAAGCAATCAATCGAGCTTATGAGCAAGCAAAAAATTTTTTTGCAAGTGATAAAAAGCACGACTACCTTTCATCAAACGGTCATCGGGGATATTTACCTGGTGAGTCAGCGAAAGGTGAAACAAGGGTCGATTTTAAAGAGTTTTACCACATCGGACGAGAGCTTGCGAGTGAAGATCTAGAAAGGCTGCAGTACGAGAAAAATGTTTGGCCCGAAAATCGGAAAGAATTTCGTTTTGCAATGGAGTCTCTGTTTGCCCGCATCGATATCTTTAAAAACAAGCTTGGCGAGGCTTTTTCAGAACTTCTCGACCAAAAAAAGGGTTTCCTACTTGATATGATTCAACAAGGCGATAGCTTAATGCGTATTTCGCACTATCCGGCAAATCCACCTGAAGATGCCATTTGGGCTGGTACCCATACGGACATCAATCTCTTTACCCTTTACCCTCGCGCCAGTGCTCAAGGGTTGCAAGTGCAAGCCAAAGATGGGTCTTGGATCGACATCAACGTTCCAGAGGGAATGGTGTTTGTCCACTGTGGTGACATGCTAGAAAATTTATCAAACGGTCTATGCAAAGCGGCAGTTCATCGTGTAGTAGATAATGGACTAAGTGAAGATCGGTATGCGATCATCTTTTTCGTTCACCCTCGAATAGATGACCGGTTAGATCCCCTTCCCTCTTGCATTGAAAAAACCGGCGGGGCCCGTCATTACGCGAATTTATCACGCGCTGAGCTTTTAACAGAACGGCTCATCGATTTAGGTCTTGCAAATAAGCAGATGATGGAACTCTTTGTACGCTCGGGAGCAATTCAAAAACTCAAAGAGGTCAATCGCTTTAGTTCCAAAGCTGAAACAGCACTCAAAAAAGCAGGACTGATCACTCTTCAGCTTGAATTGCAGTGA
- the pta gene encoding phosphate acetyltransferase: MKHILLMVPIGLGVGLATVSSGLVRALENQGLKVCFLNPVTHDRGGGEKICTESALANVEKPLPIQCVESLLSQGEEGLVLEFLVAHYAHHAKDADIVVIQGIISTQLRGYAPQLNFDIAQAIDAEVIFVIAQGKNTPAMLSEQVEIAAQPYGGVGNLKTLGCMINKVGAPVDKYGNARIDLFDSVEKIEDTTDAMSRCAIFKKKNFRLLGCFPWERRLMALRVKDIQKHLGAMVISEGKMNENRVMHLAFAAATVENMVKVLKPDTMVVTSGDRSDAIVAACLAYLNGTNLAALVLSGGHLPGENTQKLCEEAKKKGLPILSVQTDSLRTAISLENLNIEVPEDDEERQELVKEFVARNIDKKWIEELGATHPQRYLSPPAFRYKLIEKAQKARRKIVLPEGEDPRILRAAATCARRKIAKIVLLGNREKVERLAEEHQVPLGEWVEIIDPCTVREKYVAPLVELRKHKGVTEKDAYEYLSDEVMLGTMMLATGDVDGLVAGATHTTAHTILPALKVIKTKPDTKLVSSVFFMCLPSQVLVYGDCAVNQNPTAQELADIAIQSADSAERFGIPARVAMISYSTGKSGTGADVEKVKEATRLAKEKRPDLIIDGPLQYDAAFTPDVAKKKAPDSPVAGKATVYVFPDLNTANTTYKAVQRSANVLSIGPMLQGLKKPVNDLSRGATVADIVFTIAITAIQAEE, from the coding sequence ATGAAGCACATCCTCCTTATGGTTCCCATTGGATTAGGTGTTGGACTTGCAACAGTTTCCTCAGGACTTGTGCGTGCTTTAGAAAACCAAGGATTAAAGGTTTGCTTTCTCAATCCTGTCACCCACGATCGAGGTGGAGGAGAAAAAATCTGCACTGAGTCAGCTCTTGCAAACGTTGAGAAGCCTCTTCCGATCCAATGCGTAGAATCTCTCTTAAGCCAAGGAGAAGAAGGGCTTGTTCTCGAGTTTCTTGTGGCCCATTATGCCCATCATGCAAAAGATGCCGATATCGTAGTGATTCAAGGAATCATCTCGACCCAACTGAGAGGATATGCTCCTCAGCTTAACTTTGACATTGCCCAAGCTATAGATGCAGAAGTGATTTTTGTGATTGCTCAAGGAAAGAACACTCCAGCAATGCTGAGCGAGCAAGTTGAAATTGCCGCGCAACCTTATGGGGGAGTCGGGAATTTGAAGACTTTGGGGTGTATGATCAATAAAGTAGGCGCTCCAGTGGATAAGTATGGCAATGCTCGCATCGATTTATTTGACTCTGTCGAGAAAATAGAAGATACAACCGATGCCATGTCGAGGTGCGCTATTTTCAAAAAGAAAAACTTCCGCTTACTCGGGTGTTTTCCTTGGGAAAGAAGATTGATGGCCCTTCGAGTGAAAGACATTCAAAAACATTTAGGTGCAATGGTCATTTCAGAAGGAAAGATGAATGAAAATCGAGTCATGCACTTAGCATTTGCTGCAGCAACAGTTGAAAATATGGTCAAAGTTTTAAAGCCGGATACGATGGTTGTGACTTCTGGCGATAGATCCGATGCAATTGTGGCAGCTTGTTTGGCATATTTAAATGGGACGAATCTTGCAGCTTTGGTCCTTAGTGGAGGACACCTTCCTGGTGAAAACACTCAAAAACTTTGTGAAGAAGCAAAGAAAAAAGGACTTCCCATTTTATCTGTTCAGACAGACAGTTTACGCACTGCCATTTCACTTGAAAATCTCAACATTGAAGTTCCTGAAGACGATGAAGAAAGACAAGAACTGGTGAAAGAGTTTGTTGCTAGAAATATCGACAAGAAATGGATTGAAGAATTGGGAGCAACTCATCCACAAAGGTACCTTTCTCCTCCCGCGTTTCGGTACAAGCTCATTGAAAAAGCGCAAAAAGCTCGTCGCAAAATTGTTCTCCCTGAAGGAGAAGACCCTCGGATTCTTCGTGCTGCAGCGACTTGCGCAAGACGAAAAATTGCAAAGATTGTCCTCCTTGGAAATCGTGAAAAAGTCGAGAGGTTGGCAGAAGAGCATCAAGTGCCGCTTGGAGAATGGGTTGAAATCATCGATCCTTGCACTGTTCGCGAAAAATATGTTGCGCCTCTAGTTGAGTTGCGCAAACACAAAGGGGTGACTGAAAAAGATGCTTATGAATACCTCAGTGACGAAGTGATGTTGGGCACGATGATGCTTGCAACGGGGGATGTTGATGGACTTGTTGCTGGGGCCACTCATACAACAGCTCATACCATTTTGCCTGCACTAAAAGTAATCAAAACGAAGCCCGATACGAAACTCGTATCCTCTGTTTTTTTCATGTGCTTACCCTCTCAAGTTCTCGTTTATGGGGATTGCGCTGTCAATCAAAACCCCACAGCCCAAGAACTTGCTGACATTGCGATTCAAAGCGCTGACTCGGCAGAGCGATTTGGTATTCCTGCGCGCGTTGCTATGATTAGCTATAGCACAGGGAAATCGGGAACCGGAGCCGATGTTGAAAAAGTCAAAGAGGCGACAAGGCTTGCGAAAGAAAAGAGGCCTGATCTCATCATAGATGGGCCCCTTCAATATGATGCGGCATTCACTCCTGATGTTGCAAAAAAGAAAGCCCCCGATAGTCCTGTTGCAGGAAAGGCGACCGTCTATGTCTTTCCCGATCTCAACACAGCGAATACGACCTATAAAGCTGTTCAACGGAGTGCAAACGTTTTGTCTATTGGTCCCATGCTTCAAGGACTTAAAAAACCTGTGAATGATCTTTCACGTGGAGCCACAGTTGCGGATATTGTCTTTACAATTGCGATCACTGCAATTCAAGCTGAAGAGTGA
- a CDS encoding acetate/propionate family kinase, which translates to MSSVFVLNCGSSSIKFQIVDPKTAKVFFQGIAENVQTDRCTLSWQIGNKKDKKSLLKSGYHDVIELVVQLLREHEDIEKKIVAIGHRVVHGAEEFIESVIIDEEVLTKIHDCSHLAPLHNPANALGIVVMQELFPKLPQVAVFDTAFHQTLPKYAFLYAIPYQYYEDYEVRRYGFHGTSHRYITQLAAETLGKKQEELSIISAHLGNGCSVCAIQDGKSIDTSMGLTPLEGLMMGQRSGDVDPGVIGYLAEKLQVEAQDVITMLNKMSGLLGVSGVSADLRMIKKAAEEGDGLAVLAIEMFCYRLAKYIASYFVPLGLPDALVFTGGIGENATFIRERVIEWLQPMGFAIDPVRNKDHGKKSKHVISPEGEQPLILVLPTNEELLIARDAINLVRGK; encoded by the coding sequence ATGTCGTCTGTTTTTGTCCTTAATTGTGGCAGTTCATCAATTAAGTTTCAAATCGTTGATCCTAAAACGGCAAAGGTTTTTTTTCAAGGGATTGCAGAAAACGTGCAAACCGATCGGTGCACTTTGAGTTGGCAAATTGGCAATAAGAAGGATAAAAAGAGCCTTCTCAAATCGGGCTATCATGATGTGATCGAACTGGTTGTGCAACTTCTCAGAGAGCACGAAGACATTGAAAAGAAAATTGTTGCGATTGGACACAGAGTTGTCCATGGAGCCGAAGAGTTTATCGAGTCAGTGATCATCGATGAAGAGGTTCTCACCAAAATTCACGATTGCAGTCATTTAGCACCTTTGCACAATCCTGCCAATGCTCTAGGGATTGTGGTGATGCAAGAACTTTTCCCCAAACTTCCTCAGGTGGCAGTTTTTGACACAGCTTTTCACCAAACTCTCCCCAAGTATGCTTTTCTCTATGCGATTCCCTATCAGTACTATGAAGATTATGAAGTACGACGTTATGGGTTTCATGGAACGAGCCATCGGTATATCACACAACTTGCTGCCGAAACGCTTGGCAAAAAGCAAGAAGAGCTTTCAATCATTAGCGCTCACTTGGGCAATGGGTGCAGTGTTTGCGCGATTCAGGATGGGAAGAGTATCGATACGAGCATGGGACTCACTCCTCTTGAAGGACTCATGATGGGACAGCGGAGCGGTGATGTTGATCCTGGAGTCATCGGCTATCTTGCCGAAAAGCTACAAGTCGAAGCGCAAGATGTGATTACGATGCTCAACAAAATGAGTGGGTTACTGGGAGTTTCTGGTGTGAGCGCAGATCTTCGAATGATAAAAAAAGCAGCTGAAGAAGGAGACGGACTTGCTGTTTTAGCAATTGAGATGTTTTGTTACCGTTTAGCCAAGTACATTGCTTCTTACTTTGTGCCACTTGGACTGCCAGATGCTCTAGTTTTTACCGGAGGGATCGGAGAAAATGCGACGTTCATTCGAGAGCGTGTGATTGAATGGCTACAGCCGATGGGGTTTGCCATTGATCCTGTTCGAAATAAAGACCATGGAAAAAAATCTAAGCATGTCATTTCTCCTGAAGGGGAGCAGCCGCTCATTCTCGTTCTTCCCACAAACGAGGAGCTGCTGATTGCCCGTGATGCGATAAATCTCGTGAGGGGGAAATGA
- the cysS gene encoding cysteine--tRNA ligase encodes MTLHIYNTESREKEPITLAPHKKEIALYTCGPTVYNFAHIGNFRTYVFEDLFRRTLEFFGLKVKQVMNLTDVDDKTIKGALEKGVSLDEFTQFYKRAFFEDLKTLGIQKAHLYPSAIDYIPQMIAMIQHLIKKGLAYKGKEGSVYFSIRHFPAYGKLSHLCLSELKAGASERVTTDEYEKESIADFVLWKGYDPERDGDIYWESPFGKGRPGWHIECSAMATELLGETIDIHMGGVDNIFPHHENEIAQSEGCSGKMFSRYWVHAEHLIVNGKKMSKSLGNFFTLRDLLDKGYSGTEVRYLLLSTHYRTQLNFTLEGLNAARQSLQRLEDFVHRLKQVQKGKRASAQIKETKDRFNAALADDLNISVALAALFDFIRHVNGDIDRNELSKEGASQVLAFLKEIDHVLGVIPLKEREEEIPKDIQEAFTRRQEARAKKNWADADKERDYIQSKGYLIEDSPTGSRVKKNIM; translated from the coding sequence ATGACGTTACATATTTACAACACAGAGTCGAGAGAAAAAGAGCCGATCACTCTCGCACCTCACAAAAAAGAAATCGCCCTCTACACATGTGGCCCAACTGTCTACAACTTTGCCCACATTGGAAACTTTCGTACTTACGTTTTCGAAGATCTTTTTCGTCGCACACTTGAGTTTTTTGGGCTGAAAGTGAAGCAAGTAATGAACCTAACTGATGTCGACGATAAGACGATTAAAGGAGCGCTTGAAAAGGGAGTCTCTTTAGATGAGTTCACGCAGTTTTACAAAAGGGCATTTTTTGAGGACTTGAAAACGCTAGGGATTCAAAAAGCGCATCTCTATCCTTCTGCTATCGATTACATTCCCCAAATGATTGCGATGATTCAGCATCTTATAAAAAAGGGGCTAGCTTATAAAGGAAAAGAAGGAAGTGTTTACTTTAGCATCCGTCACTTTCCTGCTTACGGTAAGCTTTCTCACCTTTGCTTATCTGAGTTAAAAGCAGGAGCCTCTGAAAGGGTGACAACCGATGAATACGAAAAAGAGTCAATTGCCGACTTTGTCTTGTGGAAGGGCTACGATCCGGAGCGAGATGGAGACATCTATTGGGAAAGTCCTTTTGGAAAAGGGCGCCCCGGGTGGCATATCGAATGTTCAGCCATGGCAACAGAGCTTCTTGGCGAAACAATTGACATTCACATGGGTGGGGTGGATAACATCTTTCCGCACCATGAAAACGAAATTGCCCAATCAGAAGGGTGTTCGGGAAAAATGTTTTCTCGCTACTGGGTCCATGCAGAGCATCTAATTGTCAATGGAAAGAAAATGTCGAAGAGTTTAGGAAATTTCTTCACCTTGCGCGACCTCCTCGACAAAGGCTACAGTGGAACAGAAGTTCGGTATCTTCTTCTCAGCACGCACTATCGGACGCAGCTCAATTTCACACTCGAAGGGCTCAATGCCGCCCGCCAATCCTTGCAGCGGTTAGAAGACTTTGTACATCGGCTCAAACAGGTTCAAAAGGGGAAAAGGGCATCGGCTCAAATCAAAGAAACGAAAGACCGTTTTAATGCGGCACTTGCCGATGATCTCAATATTTCAGTGGCGCTTGCGGCTCTTTTCGACTTTATCCGTCATGTCAATGGGGACATTGACCGAAATGAGCTCAGTAAGGAAGGGGCTAGCCAAGTTTTAGCTTTCTTGAAAGAAATCGACCATGTTCTTGGAGTGATTCCCTTAAAAGAAAGAGAAGAAGAGATTCCAAAAGACATCCAAGAAGCTTTTACAAGGCGGCAAGAAGCACGCGCAAAAAAAAATTGGGCAGATGCAGATAAGGAGCGGGATTACATTCAATCGAAAGGCTACCTTATTGAAGATAGCCCGACAGGTTCTCGGGTGAAGAAGAATATAATGTGA